The following DNA comes from Erigeron canadensis isolate Cc75 chromosome 3, C_canadensis_v1, whole genome shotgun sequence.
TTAGCaaagagaaaatgaaaagatCAATCTGAAATATGATTTCTGCTTTTCTTCTTGTTGTTAAAGAGAAGACTGTTGTAGAGGAAGGAGCTGCTATAGAGAAAGAATCTTTGGATCGATGATGATTGATGAAGATGGAAATGTGTGGGCAGACTTTTATAAAGAAGTTGAAGAAGGGTTTTTTGGTAAAAATGTATGAATTCCTAATGAATTCAAAACTTTCCATGGCAAATGTGAACGAATTCTAAATTCCTATGTTTAAAGGAATTTGGTGGAATGTtataaattccaattccatcaattATCCAACCAAACATggaaaggaatggaatttgaattccaattccattacATTCCTATCAAttccatgaaccaaacacccccttagaaATTGGAGCAAATGTTTTGATATTGCATAGCTCTGAATTGTCTTTACAGCATAACACAAGTACGTGAACAGACATTTTTATCCTTTGGTCATAAACAAATGTAAAAAACCGCTTAGTATTACTTTTGTGTTGACTTACATTTGTGTGTGATTCAAGGTGCATAACTTAATATTTGCTGTTATGTTGGTCCTCACTGGTAAGTGAGTTGGCTTCACCCTTTGTCATGAAATTATGTATGCTAAGAACTCTCAGACCTCAAAGCAGACATTTTTATTCCGTTGTTCGTGAACAAATGTAAAAAATCGCTTAATATTGCTTTTTTGTTGACTTGCATTCGTATGTGATTCCAAGTGCATAACTTAATATTGCTGTTATGTTGGTCCTCACTGGTAAATGAGTTAGCTTCACCCTTTGTCATGAACAGATGTATGCTAATAACTCTCGGACCTCAAAGCAAACTTCTCACTAGTTCACTGCCTGTTAAATGGGAAGACAATAGCTAACTTATAGTGTTTGTGGTCGCTTTGTTATGCCATTAGCAGTATTGTCATTGTGCTCCATTAAGCAACTCCAGATGATTCCGTTTTGGTATTGGTATCGTATCATGTTGAGCCATAGCAATGTCGCTTCGTTCCTTATGACCGTGTGCTCTGGATCtgttatttatttgtttcagTTAGTTATTTGTTTTCTGCATTCTATTGAGTAATGAAAATGTAGATCTTGGCCTTTTAATACTGCACTTTTTTATAAGGGTTTGACAGCTGGCCTGAAAGATGCTATAAAAGGAAAGACCATAGGAGACAGGGATGTACATGGAACGAATATAGATCCAGTATGATGAAATGCAATGTATATTCTATACGCTTATACTCAATTTGAGTGTATACATTTACGTTTACAGACTGATATATCccttgtttatatttttgtgtataaAGTGTTTTGAGTACTAGATTGATTCCCCGTTAAGCCCAATTAGATAGTTCTGTTTATAGTTTGTTCTATAGCTTTAGAAATTCAAgaagtttagttttttttaaaaaaattactgtTAAACACAGATTGCTAAAGCATTTAAGTGaagaaaaatatacttttttgaatttttgtttgttGACGTTTCAGGTAATCATGTAAAGGCAGGTTACAAGTATTACTGTATTAGACTTACTTTAAGACTTAAAGAGTATGTTAATACGTAGAACAACCGTGACCAAAACTGAAGTTCTAAACGCATTAAAGTTGAGGTATGTTTTTCTATCTTACTTTAGTAAACATAAGGATAGGTTGAAATTAAGGTGACTTGCATTCTTAAATCCTTTCATTTCCCGATTAAAGAACAGATTAAAAATTGTAACAAATAACGTTTATGTAAACGAACTTCTAGGATAGTTTCCTTGGTTTTATACTCCTTGCATTTCCTTAAGCAAAATAAGATATTTTTTGCGTTATAAAATTATTGAACTTATTTGGCAATAATATAGTGAGACGGACCCACTCCTTGGTGATATTGATGGCGTTTGGTAAGTGAGCCCAAATAATGGACCCAATCGTACATGTCACTTttgttgataatttgataatttatgGTGTGTTGGCTTTGAAGGTATCGAAATCAAGCGTTATTCTATTGATATTTTATAGGATTTGATGTAAAACTTTGAGTATCAAATCCAAGGAAATTAGTATTTTTCCTAACCACGAGGGTTTGGGTTTCAAAGTGATGCCCGTATTCATTTTAAGTAATAAATAAACTCATCCAATAATAATCCCGAACAACGTACTAAAACCCCCCTAATTAGTTCATCAACATGATTACCTTAAATTTCAACACACACGAAAATATATTTTCTACAGTATATAATGTTAATGCTTTACCAATCTGTGTTCAATAGCAATATTGAAAAGAACAGTTAACTTGTTGAATTTTTGGACACAACTTTTTTCCAAAACGACATGGTCACTTGACTACTTCAGCTTCTTTTATTAAAATGCGGACGCAAAAACGGAAGTTGACATATAGTTGAGGGATCGGTTTATGCAATTATAATAAGATATGTACAAGGAATTGCTATTTTCTGGACCCACAGTCTTAATCCTTATCCATATGTCAAGTGATTTCTTTCAGCTCCACTCTCGCTTTTACTTACGTGTTTCCACCCATTATTCAAATTTGTCTTCTAGTACCATCGCCGCCGGGTTTACTATAGCGGAGTACTCGCACacgtggtggcggcggcggtggttaTGATGACaatgtaagtaattgatgtaaagaggtTATTTGTGTATTTAAGAGTTAaggaaaaatgatataaataggTAACCATTTGGTTTTAGATCAAGTGGCCATCTGATCTGAGACTTTTTTGGAGGTTTTAGGGGAGGGATGTTGGCTTGGAGATAAAATATCAAATCTTAAATCCTTATAGTTTCAGGCATTTACCTCTTTGAACGTGTGAAGACCATGTTATCGTATCCTTGATCTTTAAGAGTGCTTTGAAGTTACAACCTCTAGTATATTGTCTGCTTTGTATGTCATTGTTAGGATTCGAAAGACTGACTAACACgccattttctaaaaaaattgatataataaGTTAGAAACTACACATCAACTATAATTTGTTTAGCACTTCAGTTAACAAtttggacatcaataaataattTAGTGGTAAGAACggtttattttcttaaaaagttaaaatcttattttatatatattttaaaaagggTCACATGGATTTAATTTACATCTATGATGAGTATTAGAGAATCTTTCCTTCAGGATTTTTAGGTAATAATGGTTTTTCATTAAAAGATTTAAattgtgtatttattttatttggaaCTTTTTAATGCGAGTTAAAACGATATTTTATGACGTTCACGGTTAATTCacattttttaaatgaaaaatgttaaacGCAACctatttaacgtgtataaaaaatttgtatctttgcatatcaaaagtccaccctctgaattttatggtaagtgtacaactgtttaatgcatcttaactacagcacttttttaaaaattaatcttAGACATAATAAAGAGGTTAGTAGCCTGGAAATAGCAATATCTTATAACGAACCacagttaaaaatatataactctAGTTTAGACGTCAATGAGATATTTTAGAACTCACTAGACACTCCTCTTTCTATATATTGGTCAGCCAAGTCACTTCAACTTAATTATTTCACCACACACAAACAAACCAACTACTCCGTTACTACTAGACAAGAAAGCAAGAAAGCAAGCAAGCAAGCCATGGTTCTGATAGATCAGATGTGGGATGAAGTTGTTGCTGGACCTCAGCCTCAACGTGGTCTTGGCAAGCTCCGTAAAGTTGCCACCGTAACTGACAAAggtttattaactaattaaaattgGTCATATACTTAGGtcatatattaactattattattattccttCTGATCTATACATACTTATGTATGGATTGGATTCACATGCACACAATCATGTACTGAGACACAACATATAAAGATCCTTCTTCACAATACTAACccagtatatataatatatatggacTTTTAAGAGTAATTAATTTACCaccaacaatattaatattaacgtgtcaaattaaagataatatataaGATCGAgtatgatacatatatatattgttgactACTCTATCAAAGTAATTTATAAGTTTGTGACATGAAATATGTGTGTGGTACGTGTGTAGGAGAAGGAAGCGGGGGTAAGTTTCAAAAGTCACTATCGATGCCACCAACTCCGACGACACCAGGAACTCCGACAACACCATCGCCGACGGGGGCACGGAAAGCAGATAATGTGTGGAGGAGTGTTTTTAATCCGGGAAGCAACTTAGCCACTAAAGGCCTTGGATCTAACTTCTTTGATAAGCCAGCTAACACCGTTGGATCCCCCACTGTTTATGACTggtatatatatccatcatatctatatattttattatattcatCCAATCTAACCTTTTgttaaagtaataaataattaattgtgtgtCTTGTTACGTATAGGCTATACAGTGGGGATACAAGGAGCAAGCATCGTTAATTAAGTTAGTAGTATACGTGTTACTAAAGTcgtcacacacatatatatatatatggtgatcGAAGAataatgtaaatatttgtactctCCCTCCCAGCTAGGCAGCTAGCTTGTTCGTATAGATGGCAACGTACGTGGTGGTGTTTTCGTGTGACTATTCgatgtgtttttttgtttgaaaaaagaGTGTGCGTACGTGTATGTAGTTATTACTTGATCTCTGATCGATAAAAAGCCTGAATCTTATATCAGCCGTTAGATTGATACTAAGCTAAGAAAACGATAATGGATATGTGAGCTATATACACACTACTactgtatttgtatttgtatttcaatCTACACTTCAAGTTAATCCATCTATGTCCATATAGTATCTTAATATCCTAATGTTGATCAAGAATGTTATGTTTGtgttatatttatcttttgttGATTATATTGATTTAGATGATGTAATTAGCAGCGTGTCGCCCTAGCTTCAATAATGTGCTCATTTGTAGATAAACATATAGTCGAGTTTAGAAAGTGACCAATGTATTTGTTTAATCATGAGATTAAGACTACCAATTTTCTAATGTATCATTAGCTTGGTGAGgaataaattaaaacattagtGCGACTAggacaattttttaaaagtttggtgacactttttttttttttttttattgagttGAGAGTTAAAAAGTTTGGTATAACGTAAAAAAGTAGTTCACTACGTATAGTCACAAAATTATAAAGATCCATGGTTTCCATTCCACACAAAATAATCCACAAACATGTAATCTTCGTAGCGAAGTTATTGAACTTTGTAGCGTCTTCTTCATCAAACAGATACTCAAATGCAGTGGCGGATCCAGTGTAGAAACAGGGGGGTCACCGCCCCACCCTCAACCCATTTttgttagtattttttttttaagtctaatAAGTTCCGGCGGCGACTGTTTTTGAGATTATGTCTGCAGCggaggttttatttgatatagaAGATAAAGTAGAACTATTTTCTAGTATTAATCCATTTAGTCCTTTTTGTACATCTGAAGTTTCAATTTAGTCCCTGAACTTCCAAGTTATTATTTGTTAGGAATAAAATGCATAGTGTTATCATATATGTCTATTATTGTTCGAATAGAATATACGGCATTATTACAttacttgtaagttgtaaccccttttatgttaattttttttaaatttaaatatctaGATCATACATTGCATaacaacaataaatttttaagttttatcatagaataataaataaataaatttttagtcGATATACCAtgcaaaatttttatatattaaagctACTATCTCTATATCGATAtatcttgtgattttactatatgtttagataatatatttttcataagaAATGTGCCACCTATTTTGACTAGATAATAACCCCTTTAATTAGAGTGTTTTTtgtctaaaattaaataatgtaaattttttCCACTTTGTcatgtgcataaaaaaacttaaggcccaacttctttataagtttatatatatttcatatgtgCATTAACAAATTCAGTAATAAAGGGAGAACAAATTAGGCCCCTTCTTAAAAAAGTCTGAATCCGCCACTGAGTCAAATGGGACAATTTTTTGGTTGTACTTATACGCCTGCTTCCAAAGTAAGACGATTATAACCCAGATGTTTCAAGATTTCTTTTATGCATCGATGTGAGTCACCCTATCAAATACAATTTGATCTGTCATGATATTATATATGGTGAATTGAgaacaaaaatttaattttattttgctAATGTGTAGTTGATGTACAAAActcatacatttttcatatcatGATAATGAGTGTATGTCAAAATATCTTCAATGAGCTCATTCAAATGATCCACATTAAACTATAATAACCATATTTTTCAACCTTATCATATATCATCAAGTTTATGTATAATTCATAACATAAggttaatttaaattataatccaatacaaaattttttgttatatattatttgttgaaaatcaattatgaaaaataaactaTGTTGGAAGATGGATCATAATATTACTTGACACAAATCAAGAAACTCTACATATAATTGCTAATACTTGTTAGAAAATCAAGTACTAAAAAGTTAAAGGAAGATGTAATTTTTGAAACAATCACTCTTtgataacaaatcaaaataatataaaccttttttttaataatattaatccATACAAAGATTTACAAGAAATCAAATACGAAatccaaataaaataaaaaataaataaatagataatatatgttatatgagattgATAGTAAAAAAAAGTAACGAAAGAGTTagacatattaattttaatatggtTAGATAAGTAGAATActaacattaattaatatatgtattgttgGAGCATTTTATATGTAGTTGAAGAACTAAAATAGTATTTGACTGAAAGTTGAgtcaaatatgatgtcatcatGTTGATCTAAGGGTGGataaaaagagagaaaactCAATAAAGGGTCTAGATTActtcatttttgatttaaagtttatcttttaatatttattagagATATATTGCATAGATAACCCTTACCAAAAAAGAAGATTGTTGGTCATGTAGAACTTGCTTACGTGTACAGGTAAAAGCAtataatagcctaaaaatcatcTAACTTTTAGAAGAGGACATGTGGAAATATCATGGGTAATatttgaaaagagaattagtggtatCCACATGTCACCATTTAAAActattagaaagatttttatgttaattttttaggAGGAGaaatcattttctcaaaaagaaAATAGCTACAATCTAAATCTAAACTTATCTAAAGTGATTTATAGGCGTACGCATTTTAGAACACATTTTAAGTCCAACGGACTATATTTTAGCAGTGGTTTTACCGGCTAGTGTGAGTGTGTGACGCATAAGTCCAAGTCCATCCACTAACAATTGGTTAACAACTTTTAATATTCTTGCCTTTGATTGGAAAATGAATCATGCGTTTGTATGCGATGTGCCATTTGATAGATTTTTGACCCACAAGAGTTCCGGTAAAAGACCAAAAAGACTCTCGGATGGAACTtcaaatcaaaatttgattatcaaatattatagcAACTTAATGTATAAGAAGCAACTTTTTAACGAGCTTAAATAGCTAAAGTTCGTTCACGTTGGActcaagcattgatggtttTTGAGCtagacataaataaataaattatatgaaaacttGTTTTAAGTTATTTCAAAACTAGACCAATGAGCTTAGCGTTTGAGCACTAAACAAGGTTACAAACGATAACAAATGAAACCATTCAAGCTCCAGTTGAGCTCCAACAAAAACTTTTAGAAAACTATTGAAACTCAGGTTGAGCTTAAGCATGGAAATTATGAAACGAGCTCACTCGTAAACGTCCCCTACTAATGGTCTAGTGGTTTTTGAGATGACCCACCAACTAAGTGGTGCATTTTAAAGTCAaggtaaaaaagaaagaaaaacactATTAAAATATTTTCGGATATTTTGacattcatttaaaaaaaaggaatgGGAACACTACCAGTAAGGCAGTAGCATCAACACATTACTGAAAGCCAGTGAAAATATTGTAGCTTTGACTTGAAGAGTTGAAGGTCACGGTCACGTTTTGCTTTGGGTCAAAATTGTTGCTATATAGGCAAATATGAGACAGTAGCACCCGATGCTACACCGAAAGAAAACCGAGGGATTTGACCTCCCCCAAAGCCCCTTTCTGAAATAATGTGATACTAAGATGAATTCAAATCCTATCAATCATGGATTTTGCATGATCATATGGTACCAAGTTCAAGATGCAACCAAAGaaaatttgttacatttcaCCAATAAATGATCTCTATCATTCTGACCTTTTCGAATCTCAGGATACAGTATCCATAAATTACACAACTATATTCAGCAACATGATTGAGATCAAGAGTAGCTACCTTTTTTAACTTTAGCTACTGTAATATGGCTAGATGTTAATGTATTTACTATAGTTATTGTACTACAAAGGACCAGATGTTACATTAAACTCTGGCATAACTTAAATCTATAACAAAACTTACTCTTGCATATCTTACCAAACTTCGCTGTTTGAGATATATGATGGTTTTACTAGCTAAGCGACCTCTCCCTGTAAGCTATAGTCTGTAAACACCAATAAAAACAGAAAAGGACACACTACGTTAAACAGATGCTTATGATATGATTCAATACTGAAGTGCCAGAATGAGCGGCTTGGGTAACTGGCAGGGTTGCGCCACTGACACCtattttcaaacttttcttaatttatatataacttgattTTTGATATTAAATATGATAACCAAGTTAGTAAATATCACACTAACAAACTTCATTTTATAGATTCAAAAATAGATATAATCAAAAGCTTGTCATGCATTTAAAACACCTTCAGGAGGATTTATTGGCCTATTTTACTAACTACTTGATTTTACCTATTTGACATAAACCTTGACCCCAAATCGACACATACCTAGGTAAAAGGGTTCTCCAGCTCTATTTTTAAGACAATGGGCAACTGTGCAAGGCCTAAGTGAAACGTTAGGTACGCACATGTATACCCTAAGATTTTTTACATTGGTGCATATAAAAATTGTGATTGTAGTGCATTCCTTGAAAGGAATATGGTATGATTGAGCATACCCGAGCTGAAAATCTTGCATCTTTGAATTGCGTAccttgtgtgtgtgtatgtgtgtgtagaGTAATTTCAGTAAAGTGGGGGCATACCAGATCCTTCTGACTGGAACTTTTAGCAATATGCAACAAGATTTGATGCTCGTTCAATAATTGTAACTCATCCGTAAGAGGATTTACAACAGGTTTAGACTGTTCAGCAGGTGAAACGCTTGAAGACGCTGAAGGATCAATGTCAGAATGGCACCCCTTCACTAACAACAACTCAACCTCTTTGGCTTGCAGATTGTTCTCAAGAGCAACATACTGATGAAAAAGACACATCACCAGGCCAGCATCAGTTACCAATCGGG
Coding sequences within:
- the LOC122593629 gene encoding dormancy-associated protein 1-like, with protein sequence MVLIDQMWDEVVAGPQPQRGLGKLRKVATVTDKGEGSGGKFQKSLSMPPTPTTPGTPTTPSPTGARKADNVWRSVFNPGSNLATKGLGSNFFDKPANTVGSPTVYDWLYSGDTRSKHR